A single window of Solenopsis invicta isolate M01_SB chromosome 3, UNIL_Sinv_3.0, whole genome shotgun sequence DNA harbors:
- the LOC105196661 gene encoding ras-like protein 2 produces MSKAADRQSYAQTYKLVVVGGGGVGKSAITIQFIQSYFVTDYDPTIEDSYTKQCVIDDVPAKLDILDTAGQEEFSAMREQYMRSGEGFLLVFAVTDHSSFDEMSKFHRQILRVKDRDEFPMLMVGNKADLDHQRSVSVEEAQNLARQLKIPYIECSAKLRMNVDQAFHELVRIVRKFQLSERPPLKPNYKKNKKKCAVL; encoded by the exons atgTCGAAAGCCGCTGACAGGCAGAGCTATGCGCAGACCTACAAGCTCGTCGTCGTGGGTGGGGGCGGTGTCGGAAAATCGGCAATCACGATACAATTCATCCAA AGTTATTTCGTGACCGATTATGATCCAACAATCGAGGATTCTTACACGAAGCAATGTGTTATCGACGATGTTCCAGCCAAACTTGACA TATTGGACACTGCTGGACAAGAAGAATTTAGCGCGATGCGCGAACAATACATGAGAAGTGGCGAGGGATTTCTTCTCGTGTTTGCTGTCACCGATCATTCGTCCTTTGATGAGATGTCAAAGTTTCACAGGCAGATACTTCGAGTAAAGGATCGAGATGAATTTCCCATGTTAATGGTTGGAAATAAAGCAGATTTGGACCACCAAAGGAGT GTATCAGTTGAGGAAGCACAAAATCTGGCGCGTCAGTTGAAAATTCCATACATTGAGTGCAGCGCTAAGCTACGGATGAACGTCGATCAAGCTTTCCACGAGCTGGTGCGAATTGTCAGAAAGTTTCAACTTTCAGAACGGCCACCACTGAAACCAAATTACAAGAAGAATAAGAAGAAGTGTGCCGTACTGTAA